Genomic DNA from Porites lutea chromosome 4, jaPorLute2.1, whole genome shotgun sequence:
GGTAAaacgtagtctgctacacagccgtttttagagtcgtgggaaggagcgttgcgtgacgacaccaaaaacggctgtgtagcagactaggtaaaacgggcaacaaactGAAAACATAAAACTTATTTTCCGACTTTGCTGCAAACGAGTTGGAAAGCGCTGTTACGctttttaccacccacgaaaaaaaactttgcaagacaggttcgaaactgggtggtaaaacgtgcaacatctCTGATCAACTCGATTTGCAGAAATGTTGCAAATCAAGTTCCacatttttttagctttatatAGAGACAGAAAGTCTCACCGTGTGGCACATTTTTTGTTATTGCGGGTTCTAATCTTTGCGATTTTAGTGGTTTCTTTCACGAACCACAAAAATAGTTAAGCCCTTCACCAGCCCCCAAACAATAAAGAACAACGGTATTCGGATGTTGGTTCGCATGTCTTTTTGTGTCCAATCAGCGTAAGaattttgaatgcaatttgCAAGAATCGTACAAATTGATTCACAGCGAGACAGCTAGGATGGTCCAACCGCAAAAATTGGTAAccgcaaaataaaaaaagtcatCGATTCGCACGATTTATCTGTTACAGAGCCACAAGGTCATAATTTTTTGTAGAGTTAAACCTCCGAGGAGATAAACCAACGACCCTCTCGCATCCGCTTGACCCAATTAAGTCTACTGCCATGTAACTTGAATCGCGTCCACACACAAATCTGTATACACGCGCACACGATAGGCACGTACACAAGTACATAAAAACAGCCCCAACGTAATGCGCTGTTAGTGCTGTCGTGAAAACTAGTTCTGGTATTGGAAGACGAGGCCCACAAATCGTCCGTGTAGAATAGGGAGTGGCCGGTTTGCTCGGCTAAAAGCCACGTTCCTATGAGAGGAGCTAGGGTTTGTCCTGGCTTGGATAAAAGTGCTGACGTTCCAAATATTAGCGCTGAGATCGCTTGTTTTCGATTGTGAAGAACAAAGTCTTCGTCCACAAGATCACTGATTATCAGATTGAGGAGCTTGCATGTCCCCTCGGTGAAGACACGATTGCTGAAAGATAATGAAACAAAGAACGGTTATCTTGCAATTAAGTCTCAGTCATTTCAGAGTAAATAACGAATTTATTGTAAGTTCGCGATCACCCAATCTGAATCTCAAGAAAAGGATCAGAAGGAGTAGCAACAGGTTTGAACTTAATGGGCATTGGGAAAAAAAACGTAAAGGGAAACCAAAGAGAACTTTCGCCTTTTTCGAACGACCTTTGCAAACTTACTGTTTCCAAACTACTTCTTTGGGATCCAAAACATGGCAGACGCTCAAGGGGGCGCCCAGCAACAACATTTATTGACCAACTAGAGAGTGGCACTTGTCTTTCGAGGCAGGATCTTGCACCTGTCATGGCCAACAGACAGGAATGGGACAGACTTATAAAATCAGTGCGGGTGCACCcgaaatagatagatagatttaACAGCAATGTAACAAACACTTCACCCTTCCAGACgctttataaaagcaaaatctTTACTCTTATTCCATTCTGTTTCCACTCTTCAGCTGAAAATTAAAGCCTTACTCGCGTGGTATAGTATGAAGTCtgaagttttccttttcatacAATTCAGCTCATAGTAATGACGTCAAATACTCGAAGCTCAATTTGAATCATTCACCTCAGCAGCTCTTATGAACTAAGGCCCCACATGGAGAAACGTTTTCTGGGGAGGCTCACTCTCCCAACCGCGTCAACTTCAGCGACCGTTTATAAGAGAAAACTTTGCCCGAGCCAAAAAATACActtgcgcatgctctgattgtctcgccttgaccAAGTTCACccggctgggcgagccaaaaGTGTTTACATGGAGACAAGTAGACCCGGCTAGGATGTTGAcagcctgcaaaaacagccgtttctcctcgctccacAGGGGCGAAGAGctaggagaaacggctgtttccAAAGGCTAGGACGGTGATCCTACCATGGAAACGGTtcgccaagttttgtaaggcTTAACAGTGTTACGCTCATTAATTTCAGAACTCTATGATAGTGAAACATACCTGGCTATATAAAAACACAGCAGCAAAGGCCAGTTCGGTCCAAACGTCAGCATAATGATACTAAGCAAGAGCTTTACACAAAACAACCACTTAACCACAGAGTACACTCCAAAACGACGACAAAGGTTTAAGAAATACAGATTGTTTATGTGGGGGGCCACGAAGGACACGCCCAGAAGAAATGACCCTGTCTCGGGTGAAATGGAATCTCCAAGGAGCTTATCCAGAAAAAGTGGGAAAAAATTACTGTTGAAGTGGCAATGAAACACCTGCAAAGGAAATGGTAAAAATTTACATAAGTGGACTCATTTAGTCATATGCGAAGCTAGCAACACACCTTATCTTTTTGATGTGTTAGACGGCGAGCATGACTGGAAAGTTCTTCACATACAAGTAATCATCTACCTTATCTGAACATTATCACAACTAGTCTATTTTTTGAGTTTAACACTTACAAGAGTGGACTTAAAAATTGACAAGCTCGTGTGAAGCTTACACACGTTTTCCATTCTTGGCTAGCAAGAAGCAAGTTCTCCGTCTCAGTTCTCTTCACTCAGTTCTGGGTCCCATCCATGCGTGAGCCAAGGGTAGTATAGAAATGTTTATAAAGCAAAGGCCATAAAAAAAGGCCTATAcagactggcaaaatatgttcacTAGACCGGGTTTCTTCATACTGAGGTTCTTTTCCAAACATTTAAACTGGAGCCAAGAATAACGGTTTGTTATAACAACTTGAGGACTTTGTTAGAGTGGGCGACATTATTAAACTGAGGTTCCACTGAATTGATTACTCCTGGTGACACTGTCCCTTAAAAACGCTCTCATTAATGTCAACTTACTTGTACTAAGTTCATAACTGCAAACCACAAGAAATTAGAGTGTGTAACCAGTTGCTTGACAAATAACTTCAGCTCAAGGGATTGATCATCTTCTGGAGTTGTAGAGTGTATTTCTACCCTATGAGGTGTTGGGAAAGGAAAATTGGCACTCAAAACTTCAGTTTTATAATTCACTAGGGTAAATGCCAAATCACCTGCTTGTGCATCTATCCTCCAACAACCTCTCAACAAATCTCTTTCTAGTGTGTCAGTTAAGCCCGTGTAATCTTAAAGGCCTTTTTTTAAAGTGAGAAGTGAGAAGAGGATTGTGGTGTAATGGGAGACCATTCTAAACAGTGGTCAGATTTAAACATGCAGTCAAACGACTGTAGTGTACTGTAGTACCTCTGAAAAGGTCAATCTGCAGACGTTTACCATTACATGACATATGataaataaacttaaataaaataaagacaaaagagagaaaaattcaGCATGGGAGGGAGGAGAAATTGAAATCCGCACAATATACTTTAACTTATATAGAAATTTCATCTAGTACTTCATTTGCAAAACGACAAATTTCACTTAAGGAGACATGTGAGATGGTTACTCAATATTACGGCTATCCAAAAAGTAAGTGATGCGAAAATGTACTCAACCCCAACACAatcagagctgtcattaagggctgTAACCTGTAACACCTGTTACATCTGAGCTAACTTGGTGTTATGGGTAATCAAtcgaagcagaagcggaagaagAAAACTAAAGCATGGGAgtgtgcattgtgattggttctgcttctgcttctgaCTCTGACAAGCTGGTTTTCACTTGATCATATGCGACCTAGTCATAAGCGGAGTTGGAGGAAAATGGAAACATTCTGATTATTCCAACTGTGACTCCGCATATGACTGCTCATGACTCTGACTTTTTAATTTCACAAGGTCATAGGTGCTCTGATGACTCCGCTTATGATTTCGACTCCGTCagcagtgaaaaccagcctttgaAGGTGATCCTTAATCTTCTATGGCTACTTCAAAATTTAATGACAACCTGGCAACTTATTAAATTTCTCACCTTTCTTCTTCATCAGGAGTATccactttaattttctttgtaacaATATGTTGTTTGAGCAAAAACGAGCTGACCAGAAATCCAACCAGTGAAAACGCAGCAAGGATTGTGCAgaatatatgaaatgaattcATGTTGACTCTATTCCAAAATCTGTATGAGAGGAATACAGACAATGAACCACATCCGCTGAAAACCGAGCAGTACCAGTTGAGAGTCGCTCTATCATCACTTGACAATGCCAAGTCAGCAAGAAGAGCAAGGTGGTTTAAGTCTATCATTGTTAAAAATCCATCATATAAACAGAGACATAAGACAAATTGGATGGATGGGTGGCACCAGCGGAACCAGACACACAAGAAGGACAAGGTGAACAGTGGTCCATACTTCATAAGAGCTCTGCAATTGGAACAATAAGGTTACTGTCAGCACCATCTTTGGGGAGCAACGGTGgagcagtggtgagagcactcgcctagCTGCCACTAATGTGGCTCAGGTTCAAACTTTGATGTTGATACCATacacagctatttcgagaaaggttgtcgacAAAAAATTAGCACACGACAATCCCAAAAAGTAGTATGgaatatgatcaatacactgttcctgacactggaGCTGTCATATCCACTTCTTGTTGCTtgcctttagcactcgcaaattACGTCCTTGGCCACTAGTGccattgtttgaaatttttttgaaatacagtgaactcaaaaccacccacaataacTTTTGGGATTGTCGCATGCACTTTTACTAAAAACCATTCTTGAAACAGCTGTATATGTGggctgagtttgttgttggttctcttctctgctctgagaggtttttctccaggtactccagttttcccctctcctcaagaACCAACATTTTTAAATTCCAATTTGACGCCAGGAATGGTAGATGAAGAACCattatgtggatgtgctacctccaaatctttgtattttattttaatttatatttatgtttATAGATAATTTATACTTTTAGAAACCtcatttgattttcattttattcGAATTCCTTATCATTACAACTTATTTGACTTTAGAGCCATTTCTAACAAAAGCTTTAATACACATTGTGCCTTCAAGTAAAATTGCTTATTTGTGAAATATACCTGAAACGTTTTTGAACAATCTCTGCTTGAGTAAGGCTTGACCTGTTGGGAAAAGGaaaggacaaaacaaaacttatatTAACTCAAAAAATGACAACCAGAATGATTTTTTTAGTACACCTGGTATCTAAATTATGGTACAGGTACTAACGTGACTAACAGCCAATCATAAAATTGGCACAAGACAATCATCACCATAACAGATTTTAATACTAATACTActtctaataaaaaaataataacatttaataataataaaaatattaacaaaaaaagagTTACTTAATCCTGTCATAGTGATATAATACACAACGATTCAATTTACAGGATACTTTTTACAGTCACAAGCTTTCGATTCCTCGTGGAACTCAAGTGATGGATTTGAGCATTTTGTCACATGATT
This window encodes:
- the LOC140933673 gene encoding transmembrane protein 180-like, whose protein sequence is MFHKTIAVRLAYGSMSLFIAILHNVFLLYYVDIFVSVYKIDRNSFWLGEAIFLVWNSLNDPLFGWLSDHRALGKNQSSLTQAEIVQKRFRALMKYGPLFTLSFLCVWFRWCHPSIQFVLCLCLYDGFLTMIDLNHLALLADLALSSDDRATLNWYCSVFSGCGSLSVFLSYRFWNRVNMNSFHIFCTILAAFSLVGFLVSSFLLKQHIVTKKIKVDTPDEEERVEIHSTTPEDDQSLELKLFVKQLVTHSNFLWFAVMNLVQVFHCHFNSNFFPLFLDKLLGDSISPETGSFLLGVSFVAPHINNLYFLNLCRRFGVYSVVKWLFCVKLLLSIIMLTFGPNWPLLLCFYIASNRVFTEGTCKLLNLIISDLVDEDFVLHNRKQAISALIFGTSALLSKPGQTLAPLIGTWLLAEQTGHSLFYTDDLWASSSNTRTSFHDSTNSALRWGCFYVLVYVPIVCACIQICVWTRFKLHGSRLNWVKRMREGRWFISSEV